A part of Kitasatospora acidiphila genomic DNA contains:
- a CDS encoding HipA family kinase produces MLNQVKALHYLTPLRAGGSVPAIVETDDLGTYVVKFVGAAQGRKALVAEVIVGELARRLGLRVPELVVVDFDPAVAAHEPDTEIQDLLQASAGLNLGMDYLPGSTDFRPGQAVPMSPLEAGAVVWLDALTANVDRTRANPNMVVWHGKLWLIDNGAGLVFHHRWSTALTAVDRAYDMSNHALGGYSPDVAGADRELAGRVTEQLVREVVALVPGEWLELEDFASLDAVREAYVRHLVARVAASDRWLPREFASEEQLRAAEAAARARSQAGRPAWLQQVPDLHGR; encoded by the coding sequence GTGCTGAACCAGGTGAAGGCCCTCCACTACCTGACCCCGCTGCGCGCCGGCGGTTCGGTTCCCGCGATCGTCGAGACCGACGACCTCGGCACGTACGTGGTGAAGTTCGTCGGCGCCGCCCAAGGGCGCAAGGCGCTGGTGGCCGAGGTCATCGTGGGCGAGCTGGCACGGCGGTTGGGGCTGCGGGTGCCGGAGCTGGTGGTCGTCGACTTCGACCCGGCGGTGGCCGCGCACGAGCCGGACACGGAGATCCAGGACCTGCTGCAGGCCAGCGCCGGGCTGAACTTGGGGATGGACTACCTGCCGGGGTCGACGGATTTCCGCCCTGGGCAGGCGGTTCCGATGTCGCCGTTGGAGGCAGGCGCGGTGGTGTGGTTGGACGCGCTGACCGCCAATGTGGACCGCACCCGGGCCAACCCCAACATGGTCGTCTGGCATGGCAAGTTGTGGCTGATCGACAACGGGGCGGGGCTGGTCTTCCACCACCGCTGGTCGACGGCACTGACGGCCGTGGACCGGGCGTACGACATGAGCAACCATGCGCTGGGCGGCTACTCGCCTGATGTCGCGGGCGCGGACCGGGAGTTGGCGGGCCGGGTGACGGAGCAGCTGGTGCGCGAGGTGGTTGCGCTGGTGCCGGGCGAGTGGCTGGAGTTGGAGGACTTCGCGTCACTCGACGCCGTGCGCGAGGCGTACGTTCGCCACCTGGTCGCCCGGGTGGCGGCGTCGGACCGCTGGCTGCCACGGGAGTTCGCGAGCGAGGAGCAGCTGCGGGCGGCGGAGGCGGCGGCAAGGGCGCGCAGCCAGGCAGGGCGGCCGGCCTGGCTGCAGCAAGTGCCGGATCTGCACGGGCGTTAG
- a CDS encoding DUF5753 domain-containing protein, whose translation MSEAIDPKSSLAALFADRARRARARRGMTQVQSGRELHTAGSRVNQIERMTGSKPTLPLARAMDQTYDTDELFEDLWYHVDREQYPDYVQAFMSYEAKAVDIREFTGFVIPGLLQTRAYARAVLHAAQLPHAKHNVEALLAARMSRQKLILRPNGTKWEVVLDEAVIMREVGGPQVMRAQLARILRAAERPNITVQVLPFNAGEHYAMGASLTLHTLANGNRVAYIEGSRRGQIYDDPAQVRHCTEVYDDLRAKALPPIMSLDMIRSVLEGIYRDPRLP comes from the coding sequence ATGAGCGAAGCAATTGATCCGAAGTCATCTCTCGCGGCCCTCTTCGCCGACCGCGCCCGCCGAGCGAGGGCGCGAAGAGGCATGACGCAGGTCCAGTCCGGCCGCGAGCTGCACACAGCGGGGAGCAGGGTCAACCAGATCGAACGCATGACGGGCAGCAAGCCGACCCTGCCGCTGGCTCGGGCGATGGACCAGACCTACGACACCGACGAGCTGTTCGAGGACTTGTGGTATCACGTGGACCGGGAACAGTACCCGGACTACGTGCAGGCGTTCATGAGCTATGAAGCGAAGGCCGTCGACATCCGGGAGTTCACTGGGTTCGTGATCCCAGGGCTGCTCCAAACCCGAGCGTATGCCCGGGCCGTCCTGCACGCCGCCCAACTCCCCCATGCCAAGCACAACGTCGAGGCTCTCCTTGCCGCTCGAATGAGCCGCCAGAAGCTGATCCTCCGCCCCAACGGGACCAAGTGGGAAGTAGTGCTGGACGAAGCAGTGATCATGCGAGAGGTTGGCGGACCACAAGTGATGCGCGCCCAACTCGCTCGCATCCTCAGGGCGGCTGAACGCCCCAACATCACCGTGCAGGTACTGCCGTTCAACGCAGGCGAGCACTACGCAATGGGCGCCTCGCTAACCCTCCACACGCTCGCCAACGGCAACCGAGTCGCATACATCGAAGGTTCCCGCCGTGGGCAGATCTACGACGACCCAGCCCAGGTCAGGCACTGCACAGAGGTCTACGATGACCTCCGAGCGAAGGCCTTGCCACCGATCATGTCCCTCGACATGATCCGATCTGTGCTGGAGGGTATCTACCGTGACCCAAGACTTCCTTAG
- a CDS encoding DUF397 domain-containing protein, producing MTQDFLSASDAPSWRKSSYSNGTGGNCVEVATNHPTHTPIRDSKDPHGPALTFPAPALTAFLTALRTSTLN from the coding sequence GTGACCCAAGACTTCCTTAGCGCCTCTGACGCCCCCTCCTGGCGCAAGTCCAGCTACAGCAACGGAACCGGTGGCAACTGCGTCGAGGTCGCCACCAACCACCCCACCCACACCCCCATCCGCGACAGCAAGGACCCCCACGGCCCGGCCCTCACTTTCCCCGCCCCTGCCCTCACCGCCTTCCTCACCGCACTGCGCACCAGCACCCTCAACTGA
- a CDS encoding ester cyclase yields MSTDDNKALVRRFYAEIDAGNLDAMDELVAENYVDHHPPPFPVSPGRDGLKEAFRLFWDATPGSHQIEDQIAEGDKVVTRLTATGVHRGDLPGAPATGNQMKMTAVVIHRIEGGKLAEKWSDKDELGLLQQIGVLPPLGSGG; encoded by the coding sequence ATGTCCACTGATGACAACAAGGCGCTGGTTCGGCGCTTCTATGCGGAGATTGACGCGGGCAACCTCGATGCGATGGACGAGCTTGTCGCCGAGAATTACGTCGATCACCATCCGCCGCCGTTTCCGGTCTCACCTGGGCGGGATGGGCTCAAGGAGGCGTTCCGGCTGTTCTGGGATGCGACGCCCGGAAGTCATCAGATCGAGGACCAGATCGCCGAAGGCGACAAGGTGGTGACTCGGCTGACCGCGACGGGAGTTCACCGGGGCGATCTCCCGGGTGCGCCGGCTACGGGGAACCAGATGAAGATGACGGCCGTGGTGATCCACCGCATCGAAGGCGGGAAGCTGGCCGAGAAGTGGTCTGACAAGGACGAACTCGGCCTGCTGCAGCAGATCGGCGTACTTCCGCCGCTCGGGTCTGGTGGGTAG
- a CDS encoding GntR family transcriptional regulator: MIEFHIEARSGVAPYMQLVHQVRQALRLGLLSEGDRLPKVKEVAAKVAINPNTVLKAYRQLENEGLVSPKPGVGTFVTGTLGDPGSSQREPLRVELQRWLAKARGAGLDEESIKALFLDTIRTNTGAAKGI, translated from the coding sequence GTGATCGAGTTTCACATCGAGGCCCGGTCCGGTGTCGCGCCCTACATGCAGCTGGTCCACCAGGTCCGCCAGGCCCTGAGGTTGGGCCTGCTCTCCGAAGGCGACCGCCTGCCGAAGGTCAAGGAGGTCGCGGCCAAGGTCGCGATCAACCCCAACACCGTGCTGAAGGCTTATCGGCAGCTGGAGAACGAGGGCCTGGTCTCTCCGAAGCCCGGGGTCGGCACCTTCGTCACCGGCACCCTCGGCGATCCGGGTTCATCCCAGCGCGAGCCGCTGCGAGTGGAGTTGCAGCGCTGGCTGGCAAAGGCCCGGGGCGCCGGACTGGACGAGGAGAGCATCAAAGCCCTCTTCCTCGACACCATTCGTACCAACACCGGAGCAGCGAAAGGGATATGA